The following proteins are encoded in a genomic region of Phycisphaerae bacterium:
- a CDS encoding PEGA domain-containing protein has product MKLRVILIGAAVVASFGCVERSLKITTEPQGALVWLNDREIGRTPVTVPFEWYGDYDVIIRKEGSETLKTHQRVKAPWYEYPPFDLFAEVFWPATIYDTHAWHFELAPAEEVSEEALLDRAVSLRREARGEAAPVTEPLEAPVDEAVEEPTQE; this is encoded by the coding sequence ATGAAGCTGCGAGTGATTCTGATCGGAGCGGCGGTCGTGGCGAGTTTCGGGTGCGTGGAGCGGTCGCTGAAGATCACCACTGAACCGCAGGGCGCGCTGGTGTGGCTGAACGACCGCGAGATCGGCCGGACGCCGGTGACGGTGCCGTTCGAGTGGTACGGCGACTACGACGTGATCATCCGCAAGGAAGGGTCCGAGACGCTCAAGACGCATCAGCGGGTCAAGGCCCCGTGGTACGAGTACCCGCCGTTCGACCTGTTCGCCGAGGTCTTCTGGCCGGCGACGATTTACGACACCCATGCCTGGCACTTCGAGCTGGCGCCGGCCGAGGAGGTCTCGGAGGAGGCGCTGCTGGACCGGGCGGTCTCGCTGCGGCGCGAGGCTCGGGGTGAAGCGGCGCCGGTGACCGAACCGCTCGAGGCGCCGGTCGACGAGGCGGTCGAAGAACCGACGCAGGAGTAG
- the gatC gene encoding Asp-tRNA(Asn)/Glu-tRNA(Gln) amidotransferase subunit GatC has product MAELTQEQVRHVAKLARLNLSDEQARLFARQLDGILDYVEKLNQLDTADVEPTAHAAPLRNVFREDVARPGIGSEHVLANAPDAEPPFFRVPKVLDLGDSGA; this is encoded by the coding sequence ATGGCCGAGTTGACGCAGGAACAGGTCCGGCACGTGGCGAAGCTGGCCCGGCTGAACCTCTCGGACGAGCAGGCGCGGCTCTTCGCCCGGCAGCTCGACGGCATTCTGGATTACGTGGAAAAGCTCAACCAGCTCGACACCGCCGACGTCGAGCCGACGGCCCACGCCGCCCCGCTTCGCAACGTGTTTCGCGAGGACGTGGCCCGGCCGGGCATCGGGTCCGAACATGTGCTGGCCAACGCCCCGGACGCCGAACCGCCCTTCTTCCGGGTGCCGAAGGTATTGGATCTGGGCGATTCGGGGGCCTGA
- a CDS encoding metallophosphoesterase, protein MLAGIFSDTHDNLTQIARAIEVFRQRQVAVVLHAGDIVSPFAARAIAEIKVPLHIILGNNEGEMDGLRKVLPQLTHGPVEINLQKCLVAMAHDFPQIPQEWRERVDVLVAGHTHQAFVEVREGKLWVNPGETCGWVTGRSTVAVLDTETRTAEIIELPMSKGI, encoded by the coding sequence ATGCTGGCCGGGATCTTCTCGGATACGCACGACAACCTGACCCAGATCGCCAGGGCGATCGAGGTCTTCCGCCAGCGGCAGGTGGCGGTGGTGCTGCACGCGGGGGACATCGTCTCGCCGTTCGCGGCCAGGGCGATCGCGGAGATCAAAGTCCCGCTGCACATCATTCTGGGCAACAACGAGGGCGAAATGGACGGGCTGCGCAAGGTGCTTCCGCAGTTGACGCACGGGCCGGTCGAGATCAACCTGCAGAAGTGCCTGGTGGCCATGGCCCACGATTTTCCGCAGATTCCCCAGGAGTGGCGCGAGCGGGTGGACGTGCTGGTGGCGGGCCACACGCACCAGGCGTTCGTGGAGGTCCGCGAGGGTAAGCTGTGGGTCAACCCGGGCGAGACCTGCGGCTGGGTCACCGGCCGATCGACGGTCGCGGTGCTGGACACCGAAACCCGCACAGCGGAGATTATCGAGTTGCCGATGAGCAAAGGAATATGA
- a CDS encoding TrkA family potassium uptake protein — MAERIAVIGLGRFGRKLSQALSAAGAEVIAIDKSRTIIEGIRDQVTLAIRLDATEEETLLAQGIDEVDAAVVAIGTDFEANALATSTLKAIGVPKVISRAGSEIRGKILSRIGADDIVFPEHESALRWVHRLLLPSLMESIELGEGHSLAQLPTPQAFWGKTLAGIDLRKNYQVTVIAIRRPMATGKSPAAGKHEIITPLPDTVMQEGDIFWIMGTNEAIANLPRD, encoded by the coding sequence ATGGCGGAGCGAATAGCGGTCATTGGTCTGGGGCGTTTCGGGCGCAAGCTCTCGCAGGCCCTCTCGGCCGCGGGCGCCGAGGTGATCGCCATCGACAAGTCGCGGACGATCATCGAGGGTATCCGCGACCAGGTCACGTTGGCCATCCGCCTGGACGCGACGGAGGAGGAGACCCTTCTGGCCCAGGGGATCGACGAGGTGGACGCGGCGGTGGTGGCGATCGGCACCGACTTCGAGGCCAACGCCCTGGCCACCAGTACGCTCAAGGCGATCGGGGTGCCGAAGGTGATCAGCCGGGCGGGCAGCGAAATCCGGGGCAAGATCCTCAGCCGGATCGGTGCGGACGACATCGTCTTTCCGGAGCACGAGTCGGCGCTGCGCTGGGTGCACCGGCTGCTGCTGCCTTCACTGATGGAGTCGATCGAGTTGGGCGAAGGGCACAGCCTGGCTCAGTTGCCGACACCCCAGGCATTCTGGGGCAAGACTCTGGCCGGGATCGATCTGCGGAAGAACTACCAGGTGACGGTCATTGCGATTCGCCGGCCGATGGCGACAGGCAAGTCGCCCGCAGCGGGAAAACACGAGATCATCACCCCCCTGCCGGACACGGTGATGCAGGAGGGCGACATTTTTTGGATCATGGGGACCAACGAGGCCATCGCCAACCTCCCGCGAGACTGA